In a genomic window of Schistocerca gregaria isolate iqSchGreg1 chromosome 5, iqSchGreg1.2, whole genome shotgun sequence:
- the LOC126272946 gene encoding trypsin alpha-4-like, which translates to MARTQVAVLCLLLAAQLQLVTPRGLLLRTRLHGRIIGGTEASIEDYPWHLALMYGGYYQCGASIIGTEWALTAAHCVSSYRAPYQSLYSVRAGSSDRTSGGVVLDVAKVHEHEQHDSISGDYDIALLRIDGSFPLGTNVAIVNLPEDGYDPPAGLAVTATGWGDTESGYLPTILKKVDIAIRDRSECNFPNTGREVTPRMICAGETGKSVCHGDSGSPLVSGSTQVGIVSWSSGYCLLGGAVYVNVGNLRSWITDVTTI; encoded by the exons ATGGCAAGAACCCAGGTCGCCGTGCTGTGCCTACTGCTGGCTGCTCAGCTGCAGCTGGTGACGCCACGCGGACTGCTTCTGCGAACGCGGCTACACGGCCGCATTATCGGCGGCACCGAAGCCAGCATTGAGGACTACCCGTGGCACCTGGCCCTCATGTATGGTGGCTACTATCAGTGTGGCGCCTCCATAATCGGAACCGAGTGGGCCCTCACGGCGGCCCATTGCGTCAGCTCTTACAGAGCGCCGTACCAGTCGCTGTACAGCGTGCGCGCCGGGTCCTCCGACCGCACCAGTGGGGGCGTCGTTCTGGACGTGGCCAAGGTCCACGAACACGAACAGCACGACAGCATCTCTGGCGACTACGACATCGCGCTCTTACGA ATCGACGGTTCTTTCCCGCTGGGCACCAACGTGGCAATCGTGAACCTTCCAGAGGACGGCTACGACCCTCCAGCCGGCCTCGCAGTCACGGCGACAGGCTGGGGAGACACGGAGAGCGGGTACCTGCCCACCATCCTGAAGAAAGTGGACATCGCCATTAGGGATCGATCCGAGTGTAACTTCCCTAACACAGGGCGCGAGGTGACCCCTCGTATGATATGCGCCGGAGAAACGGGCAAGAGCGTGTGCCACGGAGATTCGGGCAGTCCTCTAGTGAGCGGTTCTACGCAGGTGGGCATCGTGTCGTGGAGTAGTGGCTACTGCCTCCTTGGGGGCGCCGTCTACGTCAACGTGGGCAACTTACGCTCCTGGATTACTGACGTCACCACCATCTGA